One window of the Haloarcula halobia genome contains the following:
- a CDS encoding acetyl-CoA carboxylase biotin carboxylase subunit, with protein MFDKVLVANRGEIAVRVMRACAELGIGTVAVYSEADRHAGHVRFADEAYNVGPARAADSYLDQDAIVDAAKQAGADAIHPGYGFLAENADFARKVEATDGLTWIGPTGDAMEALGEKTKARKIMQSADVPIVPGTTDPVDDPTEVEAFGDEHGFPVAIKAEGGGGGRGMKIVQGPDEIEDQLESAKREGEAYFSNDSVYLERFLENPRHIEVQIIADHDGNVRHLGERDCSLQRRHQKVIEEGPSPALSDDLREQIGEAARRGVREADYYNAGTVEFLVEEDPDRDPGEVLGPDTNFYFLEVNTRIQVEHCVTEEITGIDIVKWQIRVAQGEPLAFAQDDVEIDGHAMEFRINAENAAKDFAPANSGSLETYDPPGGIGVRMDDALRQGDDLVTDYDSMIAKLIVHGTDRDEVISRGRRALGEFEVEGFPTVIPFHRLMLTDEKFVGGTHTTKYLDNHLEKARIEEAQAKWGSETTADADDEEVVEREFTVEVNGKRFDVELEERGAPPINVGDVDAGGGQRPERPAAGGDGGGSSASSAEGEQVTAEMQGTILEVNVEEGDEVEAGDVLCVLEAMKMENDIVTERSGTINEVAIGEGESVDMGDLLFVIG; from the coding sequence ATGTTCGATAAGGTACTCGTCGCTAACCGCGGGGAGATCGCGGTACGGGTCATGCGTGCCTGCGCGGAGTTGGGAATCGGGACGGTCGCCGTCTACTCCGAGGCCGACAGGCACGCCGGCCACGTCAGGTTCGCCGACGAGGCGTACAACGTCGGCCCGGCACGCGCGGCGGACTCTTATCTGGACCAGGACGCCATCGTCGACGCCGCCAAGCAGGCCGGTGCCGACGCCATCCACCCTGGCTACGGGTTCCTGGCGGAGAACGCCGACTTCGCCCGCAAGGTCGAGGCGACCGACGGCCTCACCTGGATCGGGCCGACCGGTGACGCAATGGAGGCCCTCGGCGAGAAGACCAAGGCCCGGAAGATAATGCAGTCGGCGGACGTCCCTATCGTCCCGGGGACGACAGACCCCGTCGACGACCCCACGGAGGTCGAGGCGTTCGGCGACGAGCACGGGTTCCCGGTCGCCATCAAGGCCGAGGGCGGGGGCGGCGGCCGCGGGATGAAGATCGTCCAGGGTCCAGACGAGATCGAAGACCAGCTCGAATCCGCGAAACGCGAGGGCGAGGCCTACTTCTCGAACGACTCCGTCTATCTCGAACGCTTCCTGGAGAACCCGCGCCACATCGAGGTCCAGATCATCGCCGACCACGACGGCAACGTCCGACACCTGGGCGAACGCGACTGCTCGCTCCAGCGCCGCCACCAGAAGGTCATCGAGGAGGGACCGTCCCCGGCCCTGTCGGACGACCTCCGCGAGCAGATCGGCGAGGCCGCCCGCCGGGGCGTCCGCGAGGCGGACTACTACAACGCCGGCACCGTCGAGTTCCTCGTCGAGGAGGACCCCGACCGGGACCCGGGCGAGGTGCTCGGACCGGACACGAACTTCTACTTTCTCGAGGTCAACACCCGCATCCAGGTCGAGCACTGCGTCACCGAGGAGATCACGGGCATCGACATCGTCAAGTGGCAGATCCGGGTCGCCCAGGGCGAACCGCTCGCTTTCGCCCAGGACGACGTCGAGATCGACGGCCACGCGATGGAGTTTCGCATCAACGCCGAGAACGCCGCCAAGGACTTCGCCCCCGCAAACAGCGGGTCCCTTGAGACCTACGACCCGCCGGGCGGCATCGGCGTCCGGATGGACGACGCCCTGCGCCAGGGCGACGACCTCGTGACCGACTACGACTCGATGATAGCGAAACTCATCGTCCACGGGACCGACCGCGACGAGGTCATCTCCCGCGGCCGCCGCGCGCTCGGCGAGTTCGAGGTCGAGGGCTTCCCGACGGTCATCCCCTTCCACCGCCTGATGCTCACCGACGAGAAGTTCGTCGGCGGCACCCACACGACGAAGTACCTGGACAACCACCTCGAGAAGGCCCGTATCGAGGAAGCCCAGGCGAAGTGGGGCAGCGAGACCACTGCGGACGCCGACGACGAGGAGGTCGTCGAGCGCGAGTTCACCGTCGAGGTCAACGGCAAGCGCTTCGACGTCGAACTCGAGGAACGCGGTGCCCCGCCGATCAACGTCGGCGACGTCGACGCCGGCGGCGGCCAGCGCCCCGAACGCCCGGCCGCCGGCGGCGATGGCGGCGGGTCCAGCGCCTCCAGCGCCGAGGGCGAGCAGGTCACCGCCGAGATGCAGGGGACCATCCTCGAGGTCAACGTCGAGGAGGGCGACGAGGTGGAGGCCGGCGACGTCCTCTGTGTGCTCGAGGCGATGAAGATGGAAAACGACATCGTCACCGAGCGCAGCGGCACCATCAACGAGGTGGCCATCGGCGAGGGCGAGTCCGTCGACATGGGCGACCTGCTTTTCGTCATCGGCTAA
- a CDS encoding universal stress protein — MYDRILLPTDGSEEMEYVIEHAVSLATTHGATVQGLYVVDTGRFASLPVGNSWEGVTQMLREEGELALDELEAYDAGSVGVEGHMVEGDPTTEILRYADEADCDVIVMGTHGRGGIDRLLLGSVAERVIRQSHVPVVTVPVRRGEQREEPPSSVRAAN; from the coding sequence ATGTACGACCGGATACTGCTACCGACCGACGGGTCCGAAGAGATGGAGTACGTCATCGAACACGCCGTCTCGCTGGCGACGACCCACGGCGCCACGGTCCAGGGACTCTACGTCGTCGACACCGGCCGGTTCGCGTCGCTGCCGGTCGGCAACTCCTGGGAGGGCGTCACCCAGATGCTCAGGGAAGAGGGCGAGCTGGCCCTCGACGAGCTGGAGGCCTACGACGCGGGGAGCGTCGGCGTCGAGGGCCACATGGTCGAGGGCGACCCGACGACAGAGATTCTCCGGTACGCCGACGAGGCCGACTGCGACGTCATCGTGATGGGGACCCACGGTCGCGGGGGCATCGACAGACTCCTGCTTGGCAGCGTCGCCGAGCGGGTCATCCGCCAGTCACACGTGCCGGTCGTGACGGTGCCGGTCCGGCGGGGCGAGCAGCGCGAGGAGCCACCCTCGTCGGTCAGGGCCGCGAACTAG
- a CDS encoding ADP-ribosylglycohydrolase family protein, translated as MDDTARARGTLLGLACGDALGRPVEGWPRSRIASEHGRLTEMQARGAHNLPAGAVTDDTELALCLARSIVESDGFDADDAARRFATWFEGDPTGIGGMTRRALARVATGEPWDRAAKHVWTQSPEGHNAGNGSVMRCAPLAIRYTDDPATLVETSVTSSRLTHWDPRCTHGCAALNLVVAGYLRGEDSPVSAALDRLDGEAPTDVAVAVQEAEAATDPTMLPVTGYVVDTLEAGVGHALLADSAEEAIVTAVNNGGDTDTVGAVAGAVAGARYGAESLPETWLEELTVRTEAGTLAERLAEQGR; from the coding sequence ATGGACGATACAGCACGCGCTCGCGGGACGTTGCTCGGCCTGGCCTGTGGCGATGCGCTGGGCCGGCCGGTCGAAGGGTGGCCCCGGTCACGCATCGCCAGCGAACACGGCCGCCTGACGGAGATGCAGGCCCGCGGGGCCCACAACCTGCCGGCCGGCGCGGTGACCGACGACACGGAACTGGCGCTGTGTCTGGCCCGGAGCATCGTCGAGTCCGACGGCTTCGACGCGGACGACGCCGCCCGGCGCTTCGCGACGTGGTTCGAGGGGGACCCGACGGGGATCGGGGGGATGACGAGGCGGGCCCTCGCTCGCGTCGCGACCGGGGAACCCTGGGACCGGGCCGCAAAACACGTCTGGACGCAGAGCCCGGAGGGACACAACGCCGGCAACGGGAGCGTGATGCGGTGTGCGCCGCTCGCGATACGCTACACCGACGACCCGGCGACGCTGGTCGAGACGAGCGTGACCTCCTCGCGCCTGACCCACTGGGACCCCCGCTGCACCCACGGCTGTGCGGCGCTGAATCTGGTTGTCGCCGGGTACCTCCGGGGAGAGGACAGCCCTGTGTCGGCGGCGCTCGACCGACTGGACGGGGAGGCACCGACCGACGTGGCCGTCGCCGTACAGGAGGCTGAGGCGGCCACGGACCCGACGATGCTCCCAGTGACCGGGTACGTCGTCGATACGCTCGAGGCGGGCGTCGGGCACGCCCTGCTGGCGGACTCGGCCGAGGAGGCGATCGTCACGGCAGTCAACAACGGCGGCGACACCGACACCGTCGGCGCCGTCGCGGGGGCCGTCGCCGGCGCCCGGTACGGCGCGGAGAGCCTTCCGGAGACGTGGCTCGAAGAACTCACGGTTCGCACGGAGGCAGGGACCCTCGCGGAGCGACTGGCAGAACAGGGCCGCTGA
- a CDS encoding transcription initiation factor IIB, whose amino-acid sequence MSESPVRTNTQEKPNEQEVEREESERIDVCPECGGNVLTDAEHGETVCQDCGLVVEEDEIDHGPEWRAFDSAEKDRKSRVGAPTTNMMHDKGLSTNIGWQNKDAYGRSLSSEQRQKMQRLRTWNERFRTRDSKERNLKQALGEIDRMASALGLPQSVRETASVIYRRALSEDLLPGRSIEGVATSALYASARMASNPRSLDEMAVVSRVDKMELTRTYRYIVRELGLEVKPADPEHYLPRFISELDLSDESERQARDLIENAREAGLLSGKSPVGLAAAAVYAAALLTNEKVTQSEVSEVANISEVTIRNRYKELLEAENVPA is encoded by the coding sequence ATGAGTGAATCACCAGTACGCACCAACACGCAGGAAAAGCCCAACGAACAGGAGGTCGAACGCGAAGAGTCTGAGCGGATAGACGTCTGCCCGGAGTGTGGCGGCAACGTCCTCACGGACGCCGAGCACGGAGAGACAGTCTGCCAGGACTGCGGCCTCGTCGTCGAGGAAGACGAGATCGACCACGGACCCGAGTGGCGGGCCTTCGACTCCGCGGAGAAGGACCGCAAGTCTCGCGTCGGCGCGCCGACGACGAATATGATGCACGACAAGGGCCTGTCGACCAACATCGGTTGGCAGAACAAGGACGCCTACGGGCGGTCGCTCTCCAGCGAGCAGCGCCAGAAGATGCAGCGCCTGCGCACCTGGAACGAGCGGTTCCGCACGCGTGACTCCAAGGAGCGCAACCTCAAACAGGCGCTGGGCGAGATCGATCGCATGGCCTCCGCGCTGGGCCTGCCACAGAGCGTCCGTGAGACGGCCAGCGTCATCTACCGCCGGGCCCTCAGCGAGGACCTGCTCCCCGGCCGGTCTATCGAGGGCGTCGCGACGTCGGCGCTGTACGCCTCGGCCCGCATGGCGAGCAACCCCCGCTCGCTCGACGAGATGGCCGTCGTCTCCCGCGTCGACAAGATGGAACTGACCCGGACCTACCGCTACATCGTCCGGGAACTCGGTCTGGAGGTCAAGCCCGCCGACCCGGAGCACTACCTGCCTCGATTCATCTCGGAGCTAGACCTCAGCGACGAGTCCGAGCGCCAGGCACGTGACCTCATCGAGAACGCGCGGGAGGCCGGCCTGCTCTCCGGGAAGTCGCCCGTGGGCCTGGCCGCGGCGGCCGTCTACGCCGCCGCACTGCTGACAAACGAGAAGGTCACCCAGAGCGAGGTCAGCGAGGTGGCCAACATCTCCGAGGTCACCATCCGAAACCGGTACAAGGAGCTGCTCGAGGCCGAGAACGTCCCTGCGTGA
- a CDS encoding DUF555 domain-containing protein, with product MDCRVVVEAAVPVYDVSNPDEAVRIAISKTGEMLNPDLNYVEINMSERHCPHCGDSLEPAFIAADESLVALELEMTVFNVERDEHAARIARKEIGQRLESIPLDVVEIEEIVEEEDEAKAEEDEADEAESSVAAGDVAGDESADEVLPEFEELIDE from the coding sequence ATGGACTGTAGAGTTGTCGTTGAGGCGGCAGTCCCCGTCTACGACGTCTCGAATCCGGACGAGGCGGTCCGCATCGCCATCTCGAAGACGGGTGAGATGTTGAATCCGGATCTCAACTACGTGGAGATAAACATGAGCGAGCGCCACTGCCCGCACTGTGGCGACTCGCTCGAACCGGCGTTCATCGCTGCCGACGAGAGTCTGGTCGCCCTCGAGCTGGAGATGACGGTGTTCAACGTCGAACGCGACGAGCACGCGGCCCGAATCGCGCGCAAGGAGATCGGCCAGCGACTCGAGAGCATCCCGCTCGACGTCGTCGAGATCGAGGAGATCGTCGAGGAGGAAGACGAGGCAAAAGCGGAGGAAGACGAGGCAGACGAGGCGGAGTCCTCGGTCGCGGCCGGCGATGTCGCCGGCGACGAGTCGGCCGACGAGGTCCTGCCCGAGTTCGAGGAGCTCATCGACGAGTGA
- a CDS encoding acc operon protein — protein MATDTAPDAVDTDIVEAIADALPDASTDEAAAIAVAIGAHVTDQQRAAAAAAAASDEPTWAGKEWLFSNRVRDTQKRHVEVPADAPTDPWSAAGRVDRM, from the coding sequence ATGGCGACAGACACAGCACCCGACGCCGTCGACACCGACATCGTCGAAGCGATAGCCGACGCGCTCCCGGACGCCTCCACGGACGAGGCGGCTGCCATCGCCGTCGCCATCGGGGCACACGTGACCGACCAGCAGCGTGCCGCGGCCGCCGCTGCCGCCGCGAGCGACGAACCGACCTGGGCGGGCAAGGAGTGGCTCTTCTCGAACCGGGTCAGGGACACCCAGAAGCGTCACGTCGAGGTCCCGGCCGACGCCCCGACAGACCCCTGGAGTGCCGCCGGGCGCGTCGACCGGATGTAA
- a CDS encoding translation initiation factor IF-2 subunit beta, which produces MDYEDQLEKALDETPEIDGTDDRFEVPDPEVRQEGKVTVFENFQQVCDRLERDPEHVMKHLQTEMGTSGHIDESGRARLTGSFGSDRIGEAIDTYLQGYVLCSECGLPDTRLEREQGAEILRCEACGARTPTGE; this is translated from the coding sequence ATGGACTACGAGGACCAGCTCGAGAAGGCGCTCGACGAGACGCCGGAAATCGACGGCACGGACGACCGGTTCGAGGTGCCCGACCCGGAGGTCCGCCAGGAGGGCAAGGTCACTGTGTTCGAGAACTTCCAGCAGGTCTGTGACCGCCTCGAGAGGGACCCCGAACACGTGATGAAACACCTCCAGACGGAGATGGGGACCAGCGGTCACATCGACGAGAGCGGGCGCGCGCGACTCACCGGGTCCTTCGGGAGTGACCGGATCGGCGAAGCCATCGACACGTACCTCCAGGGGTACGTCCTGTGTTCGGAGTGTGGCCTGCCGGACACGCGACTCGAGCGGGAGCAGGGGGCCGAGATTCTGCGGTGTGAGGCCTGTGGGGCGCGAACGCCGACGGGCGAGTAG
- a CDS encoding acyl-CoA carboxylase subunit beta, translating into MTHDERVEDLRERKAEAERGGGEERIEAQHEKGKLTARERIDYFLDDDTFVEIDALREHRSTNFDMAEKHAPGDGVVVGYGEVNGERVYVFAHDFTVFGGSLGEAFAQKVCKVMDKAIENGAPIIGLNDSAGARIQEGIDSLAGYADIFHRNQQASGVVPQISAIMGPCAGGAVYSPAITDFVYMVEETSHMFITGPDVIETVTGEEVGFDELGGAETHASESGVAHFTAADEKAAMDEIRYLLSYLPQNNVQDPPSVDPWDDPERRDESLIETVPDAPQKPYDIVDVVEGVVDEDSFFEVAEAFARNIVTGFARLDGHSVGVVGNQPRVNAGTLDIDASRKGAWFVRFCDAFNIPILTFVDVPGFMPGKDQERNAIINHGAKLLYAYSEATVPLLTVITRKAYGGAYDVMASKHIGADMNYAWPTAEIAVMGPKGAVNVLYDDELADADDVEARRQQLIDEYRDAFANPYIAAKRGFVDDVIEPQDTRPRLIEDLDLLRGKRKDQPDRKHGNIPL; encoded by the coding sequence GTGACCCACGACGAACGCGTCGAGGACCTCCGCGAGCGGAAGGCGGAGGCGGAACGCGGGGGCGGCGAGGAACGCATCGAGGCCCAGCACGAGAAGGGCAAGCTCACCGCCCGCGAGCGCATCGACTACTTCCTCGACGACGACACCTTCGTCGAGATAGACGCCCTGCGCGAGCACCGCTCGACCAATTTCGACATGGCCGAGAAGCACGCCCCCGGCGACGGCGTCGTCGTCGGGTACGGCGAGGTCAACGGCGAGCGCGTCTACGTCTTCGCCCACGACTTCACCGTCTTCGGCGGGTCGCTCGGCGAGGCCTTCGCCCAGAAGGTCTGTAAGGTGATGGACAAGGCCATCGAGAACGGCGCGCCGATAATCGGGCTCAACGACTCGGCGGGCGCGCGCATCCAGGAGGGCATCGACTCCCTGGCCGGCTACGCCGACATCTTCCATCGCAACCAGCAAGCCAGCGGCGTCGTCCCCCAGATATCGGCAATCATGGGGCCGTGTGCCGGTGGCGCGGTCTACTCCCCAGCGATTACGGACTTCGTCTACATGGTCGAGGAGACCAGCCACATGTTCATCACGGGCCCCGACGTCATCGAGACGGTCACCGGCGAGGAGGTGGGCTTCGACGAACTCGGCGGGGCCGAGACCCACGCCAGCGAGTCCGGGGTCGCCCACTTCACCGCGGCCGACGAGAAGGCCGCGATGGACGAGATCCGCTATCTCCTCTCGTATCTCCCCCAGAACAACGTCCAGGACCCACCGAGCGTCGACCCCTGGGACGACCCCGAGCGGCGGGACGAGAGCCTGATCGAGACGGTGCCCGACGCGCCACAGAAGCCCTACGACATCGTCGACGTCGTCGAGGGCGTCGTCGACGAGGACTCCTTCTTCGAGGTGGCCGAGGCCTTCGCCCGCAACATCGTCACCGGGTTCGCCCGGCTGGACGGCCACAGCGTCGGCGTCGTGGGCAACCAGCCCCGTGTCAACGCGGGGACGCTGGACATCGACGCCTCGCGGAAGGGGGCCTGGTTCGTCCGCTTCTGTGACGCGTTCAACATCCCCATCCTCACGTTCGTCGACGTCCCCGGGTTCATGCCCGGGAAGGATCAGGAGCGAAACGCCATCATCAACCACGGCGCGAAACTGCTGTACGCCTACTCCGAGGCGACGGTCCCGCTGCTTACGGTCATCACGCGCAAGGCCTACGGCGGGGCCTACGACGTCATGGCCTCGAAGCACATCGGCGCGGACATGAACTACGCGTGGCCGACCGCCGAGATCGCCGTGATGGGGCCGAAGGGCGCGGTGAACGTCCTCTACGACGACGAACTCGCCGACGCCGACGACGTCGAGGCCCGCCGCCAGCAGCTCATCGACGAGTACCGCGACGCCTTCGCGAACCCCTACATCGCCGCCAAGCGCGGGTTCGTCGACGACGTCATCGAACCGCAGGACACCAGGCCGCGACTCATCGAAGACCTCGACCTCCTTCGAGGGAAGCGAAAGGACCAGCCCGACCGGAAACACGGGAACATCCCATTGTAA
- a CDS encoding biotin--[acetyl-CoA-carboxylase] ligase: protein MNETRHAVLEALAEGPVSGPALAEELAVSRAAVWKHVEGLRESGFDVESGDDGYRLASVPEFGGAAVEYGLDAPFTVEYHDSIPSTNARARDLAADGERDVVVLADEQTGGRGRLDRAWSSPSGGIWLSILFRPDVPMAHAPVFTLAAAVAVTRAARETGVDAGIKWPNDVLVGDRKLVGILTEMEGEADRISWIVVGVGINANVDPASLPSEAAPTSLEAERGSPIDRRRFTQRVLEEFEDLRRSPEAIVDAWREYATTLGRRVRVETSDGTIEGEAVDVRFPGSLVVETADGQVTVAAGDCDHLRPA from the coding sequence ATGAACGAGACGCGACACGCCGTGCTGGAGGCGCTGGCGGAGGGGCCGGTCTCCGGGCCGGCGCTGGCCGAGGAGCTTGCCGTCTCCCGCGCGGCGGTCTGGAAGCACGTCGAGGGGTTGCGCGAGAGCGGCTTCGACGTCGAGAGCGGGGACGACGGGTACCGGCTGGCGTCGGTCCCCGAGTTCGGGGGCGCGGCGGTCGAGTACGGCCTCGACGCCCCCTTTACGGTCGAGTACCACGACAGCATCCCGAGCACGAACGCTCGCGCGCGAGACCTGGCGGCCGACGGGGAGCGCGACGTGGTGGTGCTGGCCGACGAACAGACCGGCGGGCGCGGGCGACTCGACCGCGCGTGGTCCTCGCCCAGCGGCGGCATCTGGCTCTCGATTCTGTTCCGACCGGACGTCCCGATGGCCCACGCACCGGTGTTCACGCTCGCGGCGGCCGTCGCGGTCACCCGTGCGGCTCGCGAGACAGGCGTCGACGCCGGCATCAAGTGGCCCAACGACGTGCTCGTCGGTGATCGAAAGCTCGTCGGGATACTCACCGAGATGGAGGGCGAGGCCGACCGTATCTCCTGGATCGTCGTCGGCGTCGGCATCAACGCCAACGTCGACCCGGCGTCGCTCCCCAGCGAGGCCGCCCCGACGAGTCTCGAGGCCGAACGCGGAAGCCCGATCGACCGGCGCCGGTTCACCCAGCGCGTCCTGGAAGAGTTCGAGGACCTCCGGCGGTCGCCCGAGGCTATCGTCGACGCCTGGCGGGAGTACGCGACGACGCTGGGCCGACGAGTCCGTGTCGAGACGTCGGACGGGACCATCGAGGGTGAAGCCGTCGACGTCAGGTTCCCGGGGTCGCTCGTGGTCGAGACGGCGGACGGCCAGGTGACCGTCGCGGCCGGTGACTGCGACCACCTCCGACCGGCCTGA
- a CDS encoding uracil-DNA glycosylase family protein codes for MKNITATQHNPFGFEPPCEPFVPGYGDANADFHVVGDHPGVHGGNESGVPFTGTPAADRLQRALVDGGLLAAAGTPPTVEKTYLSYLFLCGDRTPTEDDYADHEPMFDTEVRAITSHVLLPVGERATKYVFRNMTAEPADDVDMAALHATEVKGSGWLVFPIKDPAEWSDDDEAALVESLQALLETDYRQEAELGRFLPGDDLWRVR; via the coding sequence GTGAAGAACATCACGGCAACGCAGCACAACCCGTTTGGCTTCGAGCCGCCGTGTGAGCCGTTCGTGCCCGGGTACGGCGACGCGAACGCCGACTTCCACGTCGTCGGCGACCACCCCGGCGTCCACGGGGGCAACGAGTCCGGGGTTCCGTTCACCGGGACGCCAGCCGCCGACCGGCTCCAGCGGGCGCTCGTGGACGGCGGCCTGCTGGCGGCGGCCGGGACGCCGCCGACCGTCGAGAAGACCTATCTCTCGTATCTCTTTCTCTGTGGCGACCGGACGCCGACCGAGGACGACTACGCGGACCACGAACCGATGTTCGATACCGAGGTCCGGGCCATCACGTCCCACGTCCTGCTCCCGGTCGGCGAACGGGCGACGAAGTACGTCTTCAGGAACATGACCGCCGAGCCGGCCGACGACGTCGACATGGCGGCGCTCCACGCCACCGAGGTCAAGGGCAGCGGGTGGCTCGTCTTCCCGATCAAGGACCCGGCGGAGTGGAGCGACGACGACGAGGCGGCGCTCGTCGAGAGCCTGCAGGCCCTACTCGAGACAGACTACCGCCAGGAGGCCGAACTCGGCCGGTTCCTCCCCGGAGACGACCTCTGGCGGGTCCGCTGA
- a CDS encoding UPF0058 family protein: protein MKKQELIHLHGLLAQVQNHYEAETGSDVDHDEYATLGVKPTSIHKSKTDHKAAVFALVDGITSEMTEDVKEPVSAAAD, encoded by the coding sequence ATGAAAAAGCAGGAGCTCATCCATCTGCACGGCCTGCTTGCACAGGTACAGAATCACTACGAGGCGGAGACCGGGTCCGACGTAGACCACGACGAATACGCGACACTCGGCGTCAAGCCCACATCGATCCACAAGTCGAAGACGGACCACAAGGCAGCCGTCTTCGCCCTTGTCGACGGCATCACGTCGGAGATGACCGAGGACGTGAAAGAACCCGTTTCTGCCGCTGCGGACTGA
- a CDS encoding amidohydrolase family protein, producing the protein MILEGTILRGRSFDPVEGRVVVEDGRIVAIEEAEVYSDDIVVPAFVNAHTHVGDSIAKEAGEGLTLEELVAPPDGLKHRLLREADRSDLVAAMARSLAYMEQSGTGAFVEFREGGVEGVRALAAALEDSRLERVVLGRESVDVLDVADGFGASGANDADFGSERQATREAGKQFGIHAGEVDSSDINPALDLDPDFLVHMVHAEPLHLTRVADSEVPVAVCPRSNLVTDVGLPPVEDLHERTTVALGTDNVFLNSPSMFREMEFTAKLYDVTAREVLAMATVNGAKLAGLDCGVVEPGRPARLTVLDGESDNLAGAQNVVRAVVRRAGTSDVKRVVLPES; encoded by the coding sequence ATGATACTCGAAGGCACCATCCTCCGTGGCCGGTCGTTCGATCCAGTCGAGGGACGGGTCGTCGTCGAGGACGGCCGTATCGTCGCCATCGAAGAAGCCGAGGTGTACAGCGACGACATCGTCGTCCCGGCGTTCGTCAACGCCCACACCCACGTCGGCGACTCCATCGCGAAGGAGGCCGGCGAGGGACTGACACTCGAGGAGCTGGTCGCCCCGCCCGACGGACTGAAACACCGCCTGCTACGGGAGGCCGACCGGAGCGACCTGGTGGCGGCGATGGCGCGCAGTCTCGCGTACATGGAACAGTCCGGGACCGGCGCGTTCGTCGAGTTCCGCGAGGGTGGCGTCGAGGGCGTCCGGGCGCTTGCCGCGGCGCTCGAGGACTCGCGCCTCGAGCGCGTCGTCCTCGGTCGCGAGTCCGTAGACGTGCTGGACGTCGCCGACGGGTTCGGCGCCAGCGGCGCCAACGACGCCGACTTCGGCAGCGAGCGGCAGGCGACGAGGGAGGCCGGGAAGCAGTTCGGCATCCACGCTGGCGAAGTCGACAGCAGCGACATCAACCCGGCACTGGACCTGGATCCCGACTTCCTCGTGCACATGGTCCACGCCGAACCCCTCCATCTCACGCGGGTCGCCGACAGCGAGGTGCCGGTGGCGGTCTGTCCCCGCTCGAACCTCGTCACCGACGTGGGCCTCCCGCCCGTCGAGGACCTCCACGAGCGGACGACGGTGGCACTCGGGACGGACAACGTCTTCCTCAACAGCCCGTCGATGTTCCGCGAGATGGAGTTCACCGCGAAGCTGTACGACGTGACCGCCCGCGAGGTGCTGGCGATGGCGACGGTCAACGGGGCCAAACTCGCGGGACTGGACTGCGGCGTCGTCGAACCGGGGCGCCCGGCGCGGCTGACCGTGCTCGACGGCGAGTCCGACAACCTCGCCGGCGCCCAGAACGTCGTCCGGGCCGTCGTCCGGCGCGCGGGGACGAGCGACGTCAAACGGGTCGTCCTGCCCGAGTCGTAG